The DNA sequence ATGAATCATGCGATTGGACTGCAGCAGAAATGGTTAAATTCATAAGAGAAAATGCACCAACTGTAGGTACCAGGATAATTGCACCTGAATCATATCAATTTATCAAAACAATATCTGATGCTATTCTTAATGACCCCATAGCTGTAAAAAATGTGGATATTATAGGTGGGCATATTTATGGTGGTGGTTTAGAACCATATCCTCTTGCCAAAAGTAAAGGTAAAGAATTGTGGATGACAGAACATCTTGAAACAGACACTACCTGGCAAAAAGTTTTAGAAACAGGTAAAGAAATTCACGACTGTATGATTGCTGGAATGAATGCTTATATCTGGTGGTATATTGTTAGATTTTATGGACCGATATTGGAAAATAGTCAGGTTTCTAAACGTGGATATATTATGTCTCAATTTTCACGATTTATTCGTCCAGGATTTGTAAGAGTTTATAATTCTAATGCTAAATATATAGATAATAGAAAAGGTATTGAGATTTATACAAGTGCGTATAAGAGTAATGATAAAATTATTATTGTTGTTGTAAATATGGGTATTTCAATTGAACAGACTTTTGTCTTAGACAGTAAAACAGCAAATAAATTTACTCCTTATATAACAACAAAAACAAAAAATTGTGAACGGGGTAATGACATTAATGTTGTCAACAATAGTTTTACTTTTACAATTGAAGGAGAAAGTGTAACTACTTTTGTATCGGATGGCATCTTTACAAGTGTTGAAGAAGATTTATTACCAGAAGAATTTAATCTTTCTCAGAATTATCCTAACCCCTTCAATCCTTCTACAATTATTAATTATCAATTACCAGAAAGAAATTTTGTTACAATAAAAGTTTATGATGTACTTGGCAAAGAAATAACAACTCTTGTAAATGAATTCAAAGAAGCAGGGAATTATAAAATAGAATTTTCTGCCGATAAGTATAACCTTTCAAGCGGAATATATTTTTATACTTTAAAAGCAGGAAC is a window from the Rosettibacter firmus genome containing:
- a CDS encoding T9SS type A sorting domain-containing protein; translated protein: MINYSKRKKNFLILLLINLVVFVNIILAQATNKTIIYLDSTDQVIQGFGAANILPWRPDMKPDEIIKAFGTDDGQLGFTILRLRLPSDPNEFARNVQTAKAAHSMGVKIIASPWSPPAYMKSNKNIVGGRLLDEYYDDYALHLKSFVDFMASNGVPIYAVSVQNEPDIKVNYESCDWTAAEMVKFIRENAPTVGTRIIAPESYQFIKTISDAILNDPIAVKNVDIIGGHIYGGGLEPYPLAKSKGKELWMTEHLETDTTWQKVLETGKEIHDCMIAGMNAYIWWYIVRFYGPILENSQVSKRGYIMSQFSRFIRPGFVRVYNSNAKYIDNRKGIEIYTSAYKSNDKIIIVVVNMGISIEQTFVLDSKTANKFTPYITTKTKNCERGNDINVVNNSFTFTIEGESVTTFVSDGIFTSVEEDLLPEEFNLSQNYPNPFNPSTIINYQLPERNFVTIKVYDVLGKEITTLVNEFKEAGNYKIEFSADKYNLSSGIYFYTLKAGTNFAVKKMIYVK